In one window of Bizionia sp. M204 DNA:
- a CDS encoding DUF1328 family protein, whose protein sequence is MLRWTIIFIVLAIIAGIFGFGGIAAGAAGIAKVLFFIFIVLFIISLIRGRKV, encoded by the coding sequence ATGTTACGTTGGACAATTATTTTTATAGTATTAGCAATTATAGCTGGAATCTTTGGTTTTGGTGGAATAGCTGCAGGAGCTGCAGGAATTGCTAAAGTATTATTCTTTATCTTTATTGTACTTTTTATTATTTCACTTATTCGTGGAAGAAAAGTATAA
- a CDS encoding DUF2141 domain-containing protein codes for MKTLAIIIAFTLTSFISHAQDSLQTHTVSVTVENPLNAKGHVLIGLHTADTFMKAEALQNRKVKVTDGKAIATFNNLKPGNYAVMVVHDENDNSRMDFEANGMPKESYGMSNNPILMGPPNFNDAKFELKADTEISIRF; via the coding sequence ATGAAAACGCTAGCAATTATTATCGCTTTTACCTTAACATCTTTTATTTCTCACGCACAAGATAGTTTGCAGACCCACACTGTTTCCGTTACAGTAGAAAATCCACTAAATGCCAAAGGGCATGTTTTAATAGGACTACATACTGCTGATACATTTATGAAAGCAGAAGCACTTCAAAACCGTAAAGTAAAAGTAACAGATGGTAAAGCTATTGCCACTTTTAATAATTTAAAACCAGGCAACTATGCTGTTATGGTTGTTCATGACGAAAATGATAATTCGCGAATGGATTTTGAAGCTAATGGCATGCCTAAAGAATCTTACGGTATGTCCAACAATCCGATACTCATGGGACCACCAAACTTTAATGACGCTAAATTTGAATTGAAAGCAGACACTGAAATCAGTATTCGTTTTTAA
- a CDS encoding Dps family protein encodes MKLNTIGLSETKTKDIAKDLNVLLANFQVYYQNLRGVHWNIRGKRFFDLHVKFEELYTDANIKVDEIAERILTLGETPLHTFDDYTKAAKVPVGKNVSEDEKTVRLIVDSLAELLKIERQILNKTDEVGDEGTNAMMSDFITEQEKTVWMFKAWLNETV; translated from the coding sequence ATGAAATTAAACACAATTGGATTAAGCGAAACAAAAACTAAAGATATAGCTAAAGATTTAAACGTTTTATTAGCAAACTTTCAAGTGTATTACCAGAACTTAAGAGGTGTGCACTGGAATATTAGAGGAAAGCGTTTCTTTGATTTACATGTAAAATTTGAAGAGTTGTATACTGATGCCAATATAAAGGTAGATGAAATAGCAGAGCGTATTTTAACTTTAGGCGAAACACCGTTACACACCTTTGATGATTATACGAAAGCAGCAAAAGTACCGGTAGGAAAAAATGTTTCTGAAGATGAAAAAACCGTACGTTTAATTGTTGATTCACTTGCAGAATTACTTAAAATTGAACGTCAGATTTTAAATAAAACAGATGAAGTTGGTGATGAAGGGACAAACGCTATGATGAGTGATTTTATTACGGAACAAGAAAAAACAGTTTGGATGTTTAAAGCTTGGTTAAACGAAACTGTATAA
- a CDS encoding TIGR00266 family protein yields MNAHEIDYAIFGEEMQYVEIELDPQEGVVAEAGSFMMMDDGIKMETIFGDGSAKNKGFMGSILGAGKRILTGESLFMTAFYNDLVGKKRISFASPYPGKILPIDLTAFGGKFICQKDAFLCAAKGVTIGIEFSKRLGRGLFGGEGFIMQKLEGDGMAFVHAGGTMAKRVLQPGEILRVDTGCIVGFTQGVDYDVEFVGGIKNTIFGGEGLFFAKLQGPGTVYIQSLPFSRLAGRVLASAPQGGGKDKGEGSILGGLGDLLDGDNRF; encoded by the coding sequence ATGAATGCACACGAAATTGACTATGCCATATTTGGTGAAGAAATGCAATATGTTGAAATAGAACTAGACCCTCAAGAAGGCGTTGTTGCCGAAGCTGGGAGTTTTATGATGATGGATGATGGCATTAAAATGGAAACTATTTTTGGAGATGGTTCTGCTAAAAACAAAGGGTTTATGGGTTCTATTTTAGGAGCTGGCAAACGAATTCTTACTGGTGAAAGTTTATTTATGACCGCGTTCTATAATGATTTGGTGGGTAAAAAGCGTATCAGTTTTGCCTCGCCTTATCCTGGGAAAATTTTACCCATTGACTTAACAGCGTTTGGCGGTAAATTTATTTGCCAGAAGGATGCCTTTTTATGTGCAGCCAAAGGTGTTACTATAGGTATTGAATTTAGCAAACGTTTAGGTCGTGGACTTTTTGGTGGCGAAGGTTTCATTATGCAAAAGTTAGAGGGTGATGGTATGGCATTTGTGCATGCTGGAGGAACTATGGCGAAGCGTGTTTTACAGCCTGGGGAAATTTTGCGCGTGGATACTGGGTGTATTGTTGGTTTTACGCAAGGTGTTGATTATGATGTGGAATTTGTTGGAGGCATTAAAAACACCATTTTTGGAGGCGAAGGTTTATTCTTTGCTAAATTACAAGGTCCTGGAACCGTTTATATTCAGTCCTTACCGTTTAGCAGGTTAGCGGGCCGCGTCTTGGCATCAGCTCCACAAGGCGGCGGAAAAGATAAAGGTGAAGGTAGTATTTTAGGTGGTTTAGGTGATTTGTTAGATGGTGATAACCGGTTTTAA
- a CDS encoding arsenate reductase family protein: protein MKEEDSMGTIATNNRKVILYYNSETSIGQQAYAYVNSSNRGILAIDISKTKVTGTQWAEIATNLNTSLDGLVNQEHPDFKNNYSTDKASLSEDDWIKVLQNHPSSLRCPILVDGKNFHFIETPSEISKYFDKEEKSDDGRSPIE from the coding sequence ATGAAAGAAGAAGATTCTATGGGAACCATTGCAACTAATAACCGAAAAGTGATACTATATTATAATTCAGAAACCTCAATAGGGCAACAAGCTTATGCTTATGTAAACAGCTCTAATCGTGGTATTTTAGCAATTGATATTTCTAAAACAAAAGTAACTGGAACTCAATGGGCTGAAATTGCTACCAATCTTAACACTTCTTTAGACGGTTTAGTGAATCAAGAACATCCCGATTTTAAAAACAACTACAGTACAGATAAAGCATCTTTATCTGAAGATGATTGGATTAAAGTTCTTCAAAATCATCCAAGCAGTTTACGCTGTCCAATTTTAGTGGATGGTAAAAACTTCCATTTTATTGAAACACCTTCAGAAATTTCCAAGTATTTTGATAAAGAGGAGAAATCTGATGATGGCAGATCACCTATTGAATAA
- a CDS encoding hydrogen peroxide-inducible genes activator codes for MTITQLYYVLAVAEQQNFTKAAETCFVTQPTLSMQIQKLEEELDVLIFDRSKKPIELTEVGKKIVSQAKNIVNESYRIQDIVDQEKGFIGGEFRLGIIPTIMPTLLPMFLKTFIKKYPKIKLKIEELTTDEIISRIKEGHLDAAIAATPLENEYIKERVLYFEPFVGYIPEHHRLHNKQKLNTTDLEIDDMLLLEDGHCFRDGVINLCKAFKTHNEDQFQLESGSIETLIKLSNEGLGMTLLPYLHTLDLSDTAKHNLHFFNEPSPAREVSLLYHKSELKMQIIDAMHNVISGIIRGAIAFQNVNIVSPLPK; via the coding sequence ATGACTATTACTCAACTTTATTACGTATTGGCAGTTGCCGAGCAGCAAAATTTTACCAAAGCTGCTGAAACATGTTTTGTTACCCAACCTACATTGAGTATGCAAATTCAGAAGTTAGAGGAAGAGCTAGACGTTCTTATTTTTGATCGGAGTAAAAAACCGATTGAGTTAACAGAAGTTGGAAAAAAAATTGTGAGTCAAGCCAAAAATATTGTGAATGAATCCTACAGAATTCAGGATATTGTAGATCAGGAAAAAGGATTTATTGGTGGTGAATTTAGGTTGGGAATTATTCCCACCATCATGCCAACCTTATTGCCTATGTTTTTAAAAACGTTCATTAAAAAGTACCCCAAAATAAAGTTGAAAATTGAGGAGCTTACTACAGACGAAATCATATCGCGTATTAAGGAAGGTCATTTAGATGCTGCCATTGCCGCTACGCCTTTGGAAAACGAGTATATAAAAGAACGCGTATTATATTTTGAACCATTTGTAGGTTATATTCCAGAGCACCATAGATTACACAATAAACAAAAATTAAATACCACGGATTTAGAAATTGATGATATGCTTCTTCTTGAAGATGGCCATTGTTTTAGAGATGGTGTTATAAATTTATGTAAAGCATTCAAAACGCATAATGAGGACCAATTTCAATTAGAAAGTGGTAGTATTGAAACCTTAATTAAACTATCAAATGAAGGATTGGGCATGACGCTCCTTCCCTATTTACATACCTTGGATTTGAGTGATACCGCCAAACACAACTTACATTTTTTTAATGAGCCCTCACCTGCTAGAGAAGTCAGTTTACTCTACCATAAAAGTGAATTAAAAATGCAAATTATTGATGCCATGCATAATGTTATTTCAGGAATCATTAGAGGCGCCATTGCATTCCAAAATGTGAACATAGTTAGTCCACTTCCTAAATAA
- a CDS encoding PadR family transcriptional regulator, giving the protein MKIENTKAQMRKGVLEYCILSVLKDDDAYVAEILETLKDAKLLVVEGTIYPLLTRLKNAGLLNYRWEESTSGPPRKYYGLTETGKLFLNELTTTWNELQHAVNIVTSQKNTK; this is encoded by the coding sequence ATGAAAATAGAAAACACAAAAGCTCAAATGCGTAAAGGTGTTTTGGAGTATTGTATTCTTTCGGTATTAAAAGACGATGACGCTTATGTAGCCGAAATTTTAGAGACTTTAAAAGATGCCAAATTATTAGTTGTGGAAGGAACCATATATCCGTTGCTTACCAGACTTAAAAACGCAGGACTTCTTAATTATCGTTGGGAAGAATCTACATCTGGACCACCACGAAAATATTATGGTCTTACCGAAACCGGCAAGTTGTTTTTAAATGAATTAACCACAACTTGGAACGAATTACAACATGCAGTTAATATAGTAACCAGTCAAAAAAACACGAAATAA
- a CDS encoding PspC domain-containing protein — protein MNKTVNINLAGIFFHIDEDAYLKLQRYLEAIKRSFTDSQGRSEIISDIEARIAELFSERIKHDKQVIGNKEVEDIITIMGQPEDYLVDDEIFEDEPQSPYQRKSTPNKKLFRDTENSYIGGVSAGLGHYFGIDTIWIRLLWIILIFGAGTGVFLYIILWVLIPEAKTTADKLTMTGEPVNISNIEKKIKDGFDNVSDVAKNVGDSLSGTAKSVSDSVSGAAKNVNFQKHGNSIKSSSQSFFDAIGNIFVFFFKVIAKFIGIILIIIGAGTLISLLIGLLTVGVTDIIHIPGFELLDAANAANTPIWLVSMLFFFAIGIPFFFVFYLGLKILINNLKSIGNIAKFSLLGIWLVTIISLTIIGIKQATQHAFDASVSQKDTLPITTNDTLVVKMAESITYNKNFNRHGNSTRLAYDDNNKKIIYSTDIRLIVKSTRDSLAYITIEKQADGSDFLLAKKRAENINYKYELTGNTLILDPFLTTAIDNKFSDQEVEITLYLPEGSTLYADNNTYNFHRNSSYYNDILDNGMEEHYLKIINDGVICEDCPEDDFDVNIHVNDDNSSVRIDENGVQIKSTDSNLEVNEDGIKANSEEVKVNIDKNGIEITTDNN, from the coding sequence ATGAATAAAACAGTCAACATAAATTTAGCAGGTATTTTTTTCCACATTGATGAGGATGCATACCTAAAATTACAACGCTATCTTGAGGCTATAAAACGTTCATTTACCGACTCTCAAGGACGCTCTGAAATTATTTCAGATATTGAAGCGCGTATTGCCGAATTGTTTAGCGAGCGCATTAAACATGATAAGCAGGTTATTGGCAATAAAGAAGTAGAAGATATTATTACCATTATGGGACAACCAGAAGATTATTTGGTTGATGATGAAATCTTTGAAGATGAACCACAAAGCCCATATCAACGTAAATCAACTCCAAATAAAAAACTATTTAGAGATACTGAAAATTCCTATATTGGTGGAGTTTCAGCTGGGTTGGGACATTATTTTGGCATTGATACTATTTGGATTCGCTTATTATGGATTATCTTGATATTTGGTGCTGGAACGGGTGTATTCTTATATATTATATTATGGGTTTTAATTCCTGAAGCCAAAACAACCGCGGACAAGCTCACCATGACTGGTGAGCCTGTTAATATTAGTAATATTGAAAAAAAAATAAAAGATGGCTTTGATAACGTTTCTGATGTTGCTAAAAATGTAGGTGATTCTTTGTCAGGTACTGCTAAATCGGTTTCCGATTCGGTTTCTGGTGCCGCAAAAAACGTCAATTTTCAAAAGCATGGAAATAGTATTAAATCAAGCTCACAAAGTTTTTTTGATGCTATTGGGAATATCTTTGTTTTCTTCTTTAAAGTGATTGCCAAATTTATAGGTATTATTCTCATTATAATTGGAGCTGGTACCTTAATAAGCTTGCTTATTGGGTTACTAACAGTTGGTGTAACCGACATTATTCATATTCCAGGATTTGAATTATTAGATGCCGCCAATGCCGCTAACACTCCTATTTGGCTCGTATCTATGTTGTTCTTTTTTGCTATTGGAATTCCTTTCTTTTTCGTCTTTTATTTGGGACTTAAAATTTTAATTAACAACCTAAAATCTATTGGAAATATTGCAAAATTCTCCCTATTAGGAATTTGGTTGGTAACCATAATTAGTTTGACTATTATTGGTATTAAGCAAGCCACACAGCACGCTTTTGATGCTAGTGTATCCCAAAAAGACACCCTACCAATTACAACTAATGATACATTGGTAGTGAAAATGGCAGAGAGTATTACCTATAACAAAAACTTTAATAGACATGGTAATTCTACGCGATTGGCTTATGATGACAATAATAAAAAAATTATTTACTCAACAGATATTCGTTTAATTGTTAAATCCACTAGAGATTCTTTAGCCTATATAACTATTGAAAAACAAGCCGATGGCAGCGATTTTCTTTTAGCTAAAAAACGTGCAGAGAACATTAATTACAAGTATGAATTAACAGGCAACACGTTAATTCTGGATCCGTTTTTAACAACAGCAATTGATAATAAATTTAGCGACCAAGAAGTGGAAATCACCTTATATTTACCTGAAGGTAGCACCTTATATGCAGATAACAACACGTATAATTTTCATAGAAACTCCAGCTATTACAATGACATTTTAGATAATGGTATGGAAGAGCATTATTTAAAAATAATAAATGACGGTGTTATTTGCGAAGATTGTCCGGAAGACGATTTTGACGTGAACATACATGTTAACGATGATAATTCAAGTGTTAGAATAGACGAAAATGGTGTGCAAATCAAATCAACCGACTCCAATTTAGAAGTCAATGAGGACGGCATAAAAGCCAATAGTGAGGAGGTTAAAGTAAATATTGATAAAAACGGTATAGAAATAACAACGGATAATAATTAA
- a CDS encoding DUF4442 domain-containing protein, translating to MTISPSKLNMFLMFKLPAAYFTGVRTKSLDSEQCVVTVKHKWINQNPFKSMFWAVQGMAAELTTGALVMQKIKASGKNISMLVASNNASFSKKATGRITFICKEGHKIDEAIKRTIETGEGQTIWMHVVGTNSDNIEVSQFNFEWTLKVKG from the coding sequence ATGACTATTTCTCCTAGTAAACTCAATATGTTTCTAATGTTCAAGTTGCCAGCAGCTTACTTTACAGGCGTCAGAACAAAATCGTTAGATTCTGAACAATGCGTGGTAACAGTTAAGCATAAATGGATAAATCAAAATCCATTTAAATCTATGTTTTGGGCGGTTCAAGGTATGGCTGCCGAATTAACAACAGGAGCTTTGGTGATGCAAAAAATTAAAGCTAGTGGGAAAAACATTTCTATGTTGGTAGCATCAAACAATGCTAGTTTTTCAAAAAAAGCAACAGGACGCATTACATTTATTTGCAAAGAAGGGCATAAGATAGATGAAGCCATAAAGCGCACTATTGAAACGGGAGAAGGACAAACCATTTGGATGCATGTGGTTGGAACTAATTCCGATAACATAGAAGTTTCACAATTTAATTTTGAATGGACTTTAAAGGTGAAAGGTTAG
- a CDS encoding DUF4870 domain-containing protein has translation MIDNHQKNLATFIHLSTFTRFLIPFGNFIGPLVLWVMNKDKSDFVDAHGKQAINFQISILLYALIIGMVTIPFFIFNLISGFDFLDINTFDSIHISITKPSPLLYITGGLGFLAVIGFILELVFIVKAALSARDGQAFQYPLTIKFLK, from the coding sequence ATGATCGATAATCACCAAAAAAATCTAGCCACATTTATTCATCTGTCCACTTTTACGAGGTTCTTGATTCCTTTTGGAAATTTTATTGGCCCATTAGTTTTATGGGTCATGAATAAAGACAAATCAGACTTTGTAGATGCGCATGGAAAGCAAGCTATTAATTTTCAGATAAGCATTTTATTGTATGCATTAATTATTGGCATGGTAACTATTCCTTTTTTCATTTTTAATTTGATTAGCGGTTTCGATTTTTTAGATATCAATACGTTTGATAGTATTCATATTAGTATAACCAAACCTTCACCGCTACTTTATATAACGGGTGGATTAGGATTTTTAGCTGTTATTGGGTTTATTTTAGAGCTAGTTTTTATAGTTAAGGCAGCATTATCTGCTAGAGACGGCCAAGCATTTCAATATCCATTAACCATTAAATTTTTAAAATAA
- the trxB gene encoding thioredoxin-disulfide reductase, with the protein MSETIEKVKCLIIGSGPAGYTAAIYAARANMKPVLYQGTQPGGQLTTTNEVENFPGYPEGITGPAMMMELQKQAERFETDVRDGWVTKVDFSGGIHKVWVNDTKEIHCETVIISTGASAKYLGLESEQKYLKLGGGVSACAVCDGFFYRNHEVVIVGAGDSACEEAHYLSKLCKKVTMLVRRDEFRASKIMAERVKKTENIEILFNTETDEVLGDGQVVTGVRVFNNQTNEKFEIPATGFFVAIGHKPNTDIFKDFLELDETGYIINVPGTSKTNIEGVFVSGDAADHVYRQAVTAAGTGCMAALDAERWLAAQDADFEVSTSTYN; encoded by the coding sequence ATGTCTGAAACGATAGAAAAAGTAAAATGTTTAATAATAGGTTCTGGTCCTGCTGGTTATACAGCGGCTATTTATGCAGCCAGAGCAAATATGAAACCTGTTTTATACCAAGGAACGCAACCGGGTGGTCAGTTAACTACTACAAATGAAGTTGAGAATTTTCCCGGTTATCCAGAAGGTATTACAGGTCCAGCTATGATGATGGAGCTACAGAAACAAGCTGAACGTTTTGAAACCGACGTACGGGATGGTTGGGTAACGAAAGTTGATTTTTCTGGAGGTATACATAAAGTATGGGTCAATGACACCAAGGAAATTCACTGTGAAACCGTTATCATTTCTACAGGTGCTTCAGCAAAATATTTAGGATTAGAATCTGAACAAAAATACTTAAAATTAGGTGGAGGTGTTTCAGCATGTGCTGTTTGCGATGGCTTTTTCTACAGAAATCACGAGGTGGTTATTGTTGGTGCAGGAGATAGTGCTTGCGAAGAAGCGCACTACTTATCTAAACTTTGTAAGAAAGTAACGATGTTGGTTAGACGTGATGAGTTTAGAGCTTCTAAAATCATGGCGGAACGCGTTAAGAAAACCGAAAATATTGAGATTTTATTCAATACCGAAACGGATGAGGTATTAGGAGATGGACAAGTGGTTACAGGTGTTCGCGTTTTTAACAATCAGACCAATGAGAAATTTGAAATTCCTGCAACAGGATTTTTTGTAGCTATTGGACACAAACCTAACACAGATATTTTTAAAGACTTTCTAGAATTAGATGAAACGGGTTATATTATTAATGTACCTGGAACATCTAAAACAAATATTGAAGGTGTTTTTGTATCTGGTGATGCAGCAGATCATGTTTACAGACAAGCGGTTACAGCTGCTGGAACTGGTTGTATGGCGGCTTTAGATGCGGAACGTTGGTTGGCTGCTCAAGATGCCGATTTTGAAGTAAGCACATCTACATATAACTAA